From the Luteolibacter arcticus genome, one window contains:
- a CDS encoding DUF1697 domain-containing protein, with product MKTYLALLRGINVSGKNPVPMAKLKASLSELGLADVQTYLQSGNVVFRTKKSSSPAKLATEIEAVITRDFGYKVPVLVLTAAEIELRCAQAPRRGGRASRSLQRGSSAPLPAPLRPDQAQQHVVRKSAGSKGNH from the coding sequence GTGAAAACCTACCTCGCCCTCCTCCGCGGCATCAATGTCTCGGGGAAGAATCCCGTCCCGATGGCCAAACTGAAAGCCAGCCTTTCGGAACTCGGGCTCGCCGACGTCCAGACCTACCTGCAGAGCGGCAATGTGGTTTTCCGGACGAAGAAGTCATCATCGCCCGCCAAGCTCGCCACGGAGATCGAGGCGGTCATCACCCGCGATTTCGGCTACAAGGTCCCGGTGCTGGTCCTGACGGCCGCCGAAATCGAGCTTCGATGCGCTCAAGCTCCCCGCCGCGGAGGGAGAGCGAGCCGTTCTCTCCAAAGGGGTAGTTCTGCTCCACTGCCCGCACCGCTACGGCCGGACCAAGCTCAACAACATGTGGTTCGAAAGAGCGCTGGGAGTAAGGGCAACCACTAG
- a CDS encoding low molecular weight protein tyrosine phosphatase family protein, which translates to MNPTPQRLLFLCSRNRLRSPTAEVIFSRAGVETDSAGLSPDAEVILSPEQIEWADLILVMEAIHRTRLNRDFGPHLKGKKVVVLGVPDDFDFMDPALVKLLESKCARYFP; encoded by the coding sequence GCCTCCTGTTTCTCTGCTCACGCAACCGCCTGCGCAGCCCGACCGCCGAGGTCATTTTCTCCCGGGCCGGAGTTGAAACGGATTCCGCGGGGCTGAGTCCTGACGCGGAAGTCATCTTGAGCCCGGAACAGATCGAGTGGGCGGACCTCATCCTGGTGATGGAAGCAATCCATCGCACCCGGCTCAATCGCGACTTTGGCCCTCATCTCAAAGGGAAGAAAGTGGTGGTACTCGGCGTCCCCGACGACTTCGACTTCATGGACCCGGCACTGGTGAAGCTGCTTGAATCGAAGTGTGCTCGTTACTTTCCCTAG